One Oryzomonas sagensis DNA segment encodes these proteins:
- a CDS encoding methyl-accepting chemotaxis protein codes for MKTLWNMYLNLTIRVRIIILCICYSFCIIAAGAVGQTQSLSATSLAVILFTILGTLFSGINIWSITSPINRTIGYLKEMATGDLQRDIQIKRNNEVSAILRSLRELQHSMRGIVMGIQTTSGQIAASSEQLRQTSATIADGTESAATQAASVSAAVDNLATASTDISTRCLEMSDMAREAEQVSREGEQIISGMSGTMGAIEGVITETTEAVKSLGDNSTRIGDILATIGDIADQTNLLALNAAIEAARAGEQGRGFAVVADEVRSLAERTTSATREIQTIIDALQKDVGNVVSSMEQSSGSVREGGEGVRHSCEAIGAILRQIGVLHGQVSQVSTAATGQSTTTSAITENMHLITRVISEAASGAEQTESAASGLATSAAELQQMVNRFKLS; via the coding sequence ATGAAAACTCTCTGGAACATGTATCTTAACCTGACCATCCGCGTCCGCATCATCATCCTCTGCATATGCTACAGTTTCTGCATCATCGCAGCCGGAGCGGTCGGCCAGACCCAATCCCTCTCGGCCACATCCCTGGCCGTCATCCTCTTCACCATTCTCGGCACCCTGTTCAGTGGGATCAACATCTGGTCCATCACCTCGCCCATCAACAGGACCATTGGCTATCTCAAGGAAATGGCCACCGGCGACCTGCAGCGGGATATCCAGATCAAACGCAACAATGAGGTGAGCGCCATACTGCGTTCCCTTCGGGAACTTCAGCACTCGATGCGGGGAATCGTCATGGGGATCCAGACGACGTCGGGCCAGATCGCCGCTTCCTCGGAGCAGCTGCGGCAGACCTCCGCAACCATCGCCGACGGCACCGAAAGCGCCGCCACCCAGGCCGCCTCGGTCAGCGCCGCAGTCGATAACCTGGCGACCGCGAGCACGGACATATCCACCAGATGCCTCGAAATGTCCGACATGGCCAGGGAGGCGGAGCAGGTGTCACGGGAGGGGGAACAGATCATTTCCGGCATGTCCGGAACCATGGGGGCCATCGAGGGGGTAATCACCGAGACCACCGAGGCGGTAAAATCCCTGGGGGACAATTCGACGCGCATCGGCGACATCCTGGCCACCATCGGCGACATCGCCGACCAGACCAACCTGCTGGCCCTGAACGCAGCCATTGAAGCGGCACGGGCGGGCGAGCAGGGACGCGGGTTTGCGGTGGTCGCCGACGAGGTGCGCAGCCTCGCCGAGCGGACCACGTCGGCGACCCGCGAGATTCAGACCATTATTGACGCTCTCCAGAAGGATGTCGGAAACGTGGTCTCTTCCATGGAGCAGAGCTCAGGCAGCGTACGCGAAGGTGGCGAAGGGGTACGCCACTCGTGCGAGGCCATTGGCGCAATCCTCCGCCAGATCGGCGTCCTCCACGGCCAGGTGTCCCAGGTGTCGACCGCCGCCACCGGCCAGTCCACAACCACCTCGGCCATAACCGAGAACATGCATCTCATTACCCGCGTCATCAGCGAGGCCGCCTCCGGGGCTGAGCAGACGGAGTCGGCCGCCTCCGGCTTGGCCACATCGGCCGCGGAACTCCAGCAGATGGTAAACCGCTTTAAACTTTCCTAG
- a CDS encoding endonuclease domain-containing protein: protein MAVPSHILKFARELRGTHTDAENLLWMLLRDRRFCGFKFRRQHPISGYILDFYCHECRLAVELDGGGHATEEQATYDCERTKELEGAGIKVLRFWNNDVLRNTEMVLEALHGALALSVDSQSHNS, encoded by the coding sequence ATGGCTGTGCCCAGCCACATTCTCAAATTCGCCCGAGAACTGAGGGGGACACATACCGACGCAGAAAATCTACTCTGGATGTTGCTGCGGGATCGGCGTTTTTGTGGCTTCAAATTCCGTCGCCAGCATCCGATAAGCGGGTACATCCTCGACTTTTATTGCCATGAGTGCAGGCTTGCCGTTGAACTTGACGGTGGGGGGCATGCAACAGAGGAGCAGGCAACCTACGACTGCGAGCGGACGAAAGAGCTTGAAGGGGCGGGAATAAAAGTTCTACGTTTCTGGAATAATGACGTATTGCGGAATACCGAGATGGTTCTTGAAGCGCTGCATGGGGCGCTTGCTCTCTCAGTTGATTCTCAATCACACAATTCCTGA
- the amrA gene encoding AmmeMemoRadiSam system protein A codes for MAELLTKKERKELLKIARDTIVAYVATGQVPPVGPPSKGLACENGCFVTIKQQERLRGCIGNFVSDKPLSSLVQEMAVSAATRDPRFYPMKPQDLDDFNLEISVLSPLEKITSADQIQVGKHGLYIVKDSYRGVLLPQVATEYGWDRDTFLKHTCIKAGLPENAWQKECDIYIFSALVFGEQ; via the coding sequence ATGGCGGAACTTTTGACCAAAAAGGAACGGAAGGAACTGCTGAAGATTGCCCGCGACACCATCGTCGCCTATGTGGCCACCGGGCAGGTCCCCCCGGTCGGGCCCCCCTCGAAGGGGCTCGCCTGCGAAAACGGCTGTTTCGTGACCATCAAGCAGCAGGAGCGCCTGCGCGGCTGCATCGGCAACTTCGTCTCGGACAAGCCGCTCTCCAGTCTGGTGCAGGAGATGGCCGTGTCGGCCGCGACCCGCGACCCGCGCTTCTACCCCATGAAACCCCAGGACCTGGACGATTTCAACCTTGAGATATCGGTACTCTCCCCCCTGGAGAAGATCACGTCGGCCGACCAGATCCAGGTGGGGAAACACGGCCTCTATATCGTCAAGGACAGCTACCGGGGCGTCCTGCTCCCCCAGGTGGCCACCGAATACGGTTGGGATCGGGACACCTTCCTGAAACATACCTGCATCAAGGCCGGTCTGCCCGAGAACGCCTGGCAGAAGGAGTGCGACATCTATATCTTTAGCGCCCTGGTGTTCGGCGAGCAGTAA
- a CDS encoding glycine cleavage system protein R produces MTPQPDILHYAVSVVGKDRTGIVSGIAAALFRLGCNLADSSCTMLAGEFAVILIVSHVKPFSKSRLYDELKPVCDGLGMSLAVRTLQADEIARLETPGEICLISVYGADQPGIVYRVTNELAERGVNITDLNTKLIGTDDEPVYVMMLEAALPDGQTPEELEALLGDLKKELNVEIGVRVVTPVAL; encoded by the coding sequence ATGACACCGCAGCCTGACATCCTGCATTATGCCGTATCCGTTGTCGGCAAGGACCGCACCGGCATCGTTTCCGGCATTGCCGCAGCGCTCTTCCGCCTGGGGTGCAACCTCGCCGACTCCAGTTGCACCATGCTGGCCGGCGAGTTTGCCGTGATCCTGATCGTATCCCATGTAAAGCCGTTCAGCAAGAGCCGCCTCTACGACGAACTGAAGCCGGTCTGCGATGGGCTCGGCATGTCCCTGGCCGTACGCACCCTCCAGGCCGACGAGATCGCCCGCCTGGAAACCCCGGGGGAGATCTGCCTGATCTCGGTCTACGGAGCCGACCAGCCGGGCATCGTCTACCGCGTGACCAATGAACTGGCGGAGCGGGGCGTCAATATCACGGACCTGAATACCAAACTGATCGGCACGGACGACGAGCCGGTCTACGTGATGATGCTGGAAGCGGCCCTGCCGGACGGGCAAACCCCTGAAGAGCTTGAAGCGCTGCTGGGAGATCTGAAAAAGGAGCTGAACGTGGAAATCGGCGTGCGGGTGGTTACGCCGGTGGCCCTCTGA
- the def gene encoding peptide deformylase: protein MATQPILRYPHPVLKKLCHRVVTIDNEIHDLIRDLLDTMREGPGSVGVAAPQIGVTLRVCVVDVSASRHGKENNHGQLCMINPEITARSGTAVMREGCMSVPDYTGDVERATEITVRYDEPGGTERVITATGFEAVAIQHEMDHLDGILFLDRIVSLKTGLFRRKNYR, encoded by the coding sequence ATGGCAACTCAACCTATCCTGCGTTATCCGCACCCGGTGCTCAAGAAACTCTGCCACCGGGTTGTAACCATTGACAACGAGATACATGACCTGATCCGGGATCTGCTGGACACCATGCGCGAGGGGCCGGGGTCGGTCGGGGTGGCGGCGCCCCAGATCGGCGTCACCCTGCGGGTCTGCGTGGTGGACGTGTCGGCCAGCCGGCACGGCAAGGAGAACAACCACGGCCAACTGTGCATGATCAACCCGGAGATTACGGCCCGGAGCGGCACCGCCGTCATGCGCGAGGGGTGCATGAGCGTGCCGGACTATACCGGGGATGTGGAACGGGCCACCGAGATCACGGTCAGGTACGACGAGCCGGGGGGAACGGAGCGGGTCATCACCGCAACCGGATTCGAGGCGGTGGCCATCCAGCACGAGATGGACCACCTGGACGGCATCCTGTTTCTGGACCGGATCGTCAGCCTGAAGACCGGACTGTTCCGGCGCAAGAACTACAGGTAG
- a CDS encoding metal ABC transporter substrate-binding protein → MVVTSLRTITVVILWLTVLPFAASAADGPIRVVGTVSPLSDIVRKIGGRQVVVSTVLAPGIYPSEYLFREGYLAKMRGTDLVIRIGEGGDPWSDRLIAAIGARVPVINAARQEDLAIANRFARSREPAGAGGPSIPQLYVWLDPRIVRDRIAPAVLQALVELRPARAAEFKRNSRRLFFELSKMDNETGALLAQMPPKPFMAQTGAWSFFFNRYGLAPVEVVVPDERAEISAERVSRMIARGRLAGVHLIFRNHRPPSRPLTQIAKRIDATLVPLGVMGNEHPDMMSGNYLELMQVNIRKLLMAFH, encoded by the coding sequence ATGGTGGTAACATCGCTCAGAACGATCACGGTCGTGATCCTCTGGCTTACCGTTCTCCCCTTTGCCGCTTCGGCGGCCGATGGGCCGATCAGGGTGGTCGGCACGGTATCTCCTTTGAGTGACATTGTCCGCAAGATCGGCGGACGACAGGTGGTGGTGTCCACCGTCCTGGCGCCCGGCATATACCCCTCCGAATACCTCTTTCGCGAAGGGTACCTGGCAAAGATGAGGGGCACGGACTTGGTCATCCGTATCGGGGAGGGGGGAGACCCCTGGAGCGACCGCCTCATTGCGGCGATCGGCGCAAGGGTACCGGTCATCAACGCCGCCCGCCAGGAAGATCTTGCCATCGCGAACCGCTTCGCCAGGTCGCGGGAACCGGCCGGTGCCGGAGGCCCCTCCATCCCGCAACTCTACGTCTGGCTGGACCCGCGGATCGTCCGCGACCGCATCGCGCCCGCCGTATTGCAGGCCCTTGTCGAGTTGCGCCCCGCGCGGGCAGCGGAATTCAAGCGCAATTCCCGCCGCCTCTTCTTTGAACTTTCAAAGATGGATAACGAAACCGGGGCCCTGCTGGCGCAGATGCCTCCCAAACCCTTTATGGCCCAAACCGGGGCCTGGAGCTTTTTCTTCAACCGCTACGGCCTGGCGCCTGTGGAGGTGGTCGTGCCCGACGAGAGGGCAGAGATCAGCGCGGAAAGGGTGTCGCGGATGATCGCCAGGGGCAGGCTGGCGGGGGTGCACCTGATTTTCCGCAACCACCGCCCCCCTAGCCGGCCGCTCACCCAGATCGCCAAAAGGATCGACGCCACCCTGGTGCCCCTGGGTGTGATGGGAAACGAACATCCGGATATGATGAGCGGCAACTATCTTGAACTGATGCAGGTCAACATCAGAAAACTGCTCATGGCGTTCCACTGA
- a CDS encoding molybdopterin-dependent oxidoreductase encodes MSPNIVRSVCPYDCPDTCGLLVEVEDGRAVRVAGDPAHPVTRGLLCPKMHHYERTVHSPRRLATPLMRTGPKGEGRFEPVSWPEAIERICTCWKGLIASYGGECVLPYSYAGTMGLVQRNSGHPFFHKLGASRLERTICSPAKDAGWKAVMGDTPAMEPGEVEQSDLVILWGINASATSIHAMRDVQVPRRRGARVWAIDTYRTPTCEAADEAFIVRPGGDGALALGMMHVMVRDGLADHDFIRDNVLGFEEFAAKVLPECAPERMAEVCGLPAAVIERLAREFVAAKAPFVRLGSGLSRYGNGAMTVRTIACLPAVSGAWQRPGGGVFPGTSTGGAFPLHRVTREEFMERPTRLVSMNQLGSALTELDDPPIMSLYVYHSNPAAVTPDQNAVIRGLERNDLFTVVHERFLTDTARYADIVLPATTSLEQPDLYRCYGGYHSQRCGAALPPVGEAKSNWEVFSLLAAGMGWDEPFFRLSADDLVEQLLDFDTPWRDRETTRRLRQGEPVLLTPPSNPKGDWKTPSGRIEILNSRESEPLPRLLPTHAAGDGFPLRLQPATTPYALNSSFYEQDDLRENQGTVALRMHPLDAAGRGLCDGQRVTAYNGLGEVAFVLRVTEMVPAGTVVTEGVWWREFCPGERGVNALTSQRLTDGGRGSTLYDVAVEVRGA; translated from the coding sequence ATGAGCCCCAACATTGTTCGCTCCGTCTGCCCCTACGATTGTCCCGACACCTGCGGTTTGCTGGTGGAGGTGGAGGATGGCCGTGCCGTGCGTGTTGCCGGCGACCCCGCCCATCCCGTGACCCGCGGCCTGCTCTGCCCCAAGATGCATCACTACGAGCGTACGGTCCACTCGCCGCGCCGTCTGGCGACTCCGCTGATGCGCACCGGTCCCAAGGGGGAGGGGCGTTTCGAACCTGTTTCGTGGCCGGAGGCGATCGAGCGCATCTGCACCTGTTGGAAGGGGCTGATCGCCAGCTACGGGGGTGAATGCGTCCTCCCCTATTCCTATGCCGGCACCATGGGGCTGGTGCAGCGGAACAGCGGACACCCTTTCTTCCACAAGCTGGGGGCCTCGCGCCTGGAACGGACCATCTGCTCCCCGGCCAAGGATGCGGGATGGAAAGCGGTCATGGGGGACACCCCGGCCATGGAACCGGGGGAGGTGGAGCAGAGCGACCTGGTGATCCTGTGGGGGATCAACGCCAGCGCCACCAGCATCCACGCCATGCGGGACGTCCAGGTACCCCGGCGGCGCGGCGCCCGGGTGTGGGCCATCGACACCTACCGCACCCCCACCTGCGAGGCGGCGGACGAGGCCTTTATCGTGCGTCCCGGCGGCGACGGCGCCCTGGCCCTGGGGATGATGCATGTCATGGTCCGGGACGGCTTGGCGGACCATGATTTTATTCGTGATAACGTCCTCGGCTTCGAGGAGTTCGCCGCAAAGGTGCTCCCCGAGTGCGCCCCGGAGCGGATGGCGGAGGTCTGCGGCCTGCCCGCCGCTGTCATCGAACGCCTGGCGCGGGAGTTTGTGGCTGCAAAGGCCCCCTTCGTCCGTCTGGGGAGCGGCCTCTCCCGCTACGGCAACGGCGCCATGACCGTCCGCACCATCGCCTGCCTCCCCGCCGTCAGCGGGGCCTGGCAACGTCCCGGCGGCGGCGTGTTCCCCGGCACCTCCACCGGCGGCGCCTTCCCCCTGCACCGGGTCACGCGGGAGGAATTCATGGAACGGCCGACGCGCCTGGTGAGCATGAACCAACTGGGGAGCGCGCTGACCGAACTGGACGACCCGCCCATCATGTCCCTCTACGTCTATCACTCCAATCCGGCCGCCGTGACCCCGGATCAGAATGCGGTCATCAGGGGGCTCGAGCGCAACGACCTGTTTACGGTAGTGCACGAGCGTTTCCTGACCGATACGGCCCGCTATGCCGACATCGTCCTGCCGGCCACCACCTCCCTGGAACAGCCGGACCTGTACCGCTGTTACGGCGGCTACCACAGCCAGCGTTGCGGGGCGGCCCTGCCGCCGGTGGGGGAGGCCAAATCCAACTGGGAGGTGTTCTCGCTTTTGGCGGCCGGCATGGGGTGGGACGAGCCCTTTTTCAGGCTGTCGGCCGACGACCTGGTGGAACAGCTGCTGGACTTCGACACCCCCTGGCGGGACCGGGAGACGACCCGGCGCCTGCGCCAGGGGGAGCCGGTGTTGCTGACGCCCCCCTCGAATCCCAAAGGCGACTGGAAGACCCCCTCGGGCAGGATCGAGATCCTGAACTCCCGGGAGTCGGAGCCCCTGCCGCGCCTGCTCCCCACCCATGCCGCAGGGGACGGCTTTCCCCTGCGCCTGCAGCCGGCCACCACCCCCTATGCCCTCAATTCCAGCTTCTACGAGCAGGACGACCTGCGGGAGAACCAGGGAACCGTGGCGTTGCGGATGCACCCGTTGGATGCGGCTGGGCGGGGGTTGTGTGACGGCCAACGGGTGACGGCATACAATGGGCTTGGCGAGGTGGCATTTGTTCTGCGGGTTACGGAGATGGTTCCGGCGGGGACCGTGGTCACGGAAGGGGTCTGGTGGCGGGAGTTCTGCCCCGGCGAGCGGGGGGTGAACGCCCTGACGTCCCAACGCCTCACCGACGGTGGCCGGGGGAGCACGCTGTACGATGTGGCGGTGGAGGTGCGGGGGGCGTAA
- a CDS encoding response regulator transcription factor: protein MTNDKPHIMLVEDEIHLARGICFNLEEEGCRVSHFDSGEKALVTLEVEHFDLIILDVMLPGMDGFQVCRAVRKLDPRVPILMLTARSEDSDRVEGLENGADDYLTKPFNLMEFLLRVKGMLRRSSWYRPDPVEEGYRFGANEVFPLSYRARTAQGEIDLTEMEVRVLALFFQKEGEIIPRGELLQSVWGYTSDTETRTLDNFIVRLRRYFEPDPGKPIHFQTVRGVGYRFSRQA, encoded by the coding sequence ATGACAAACGATAAACCCCACATCATGCTTGTCGAGGACGAGATCCACCTGGCCCGCGGCATCTGTTTCAACCTCGAGGAGGAGGGTTGCCGCGTCAGCCATTTCGACTCGGGCGAAAAAGCGCTGGTCACCCTGGAGGTGGAACATTTCGATCTGATCATCCTGGACGTCATGCTGCCCGGCATGGACGGCTTCCAGGTCTGCCGCGCCGTGCGCAAACTGGACCCGCGCGTGCCGATTCTCATGCTGACCGCCCGCTCCGAGGATAGCGACCGGGTGGAAGGACTGGAGAACGGGGCCGACGACTACCTGACCAAACCGTTCAACCTGATGGAGTTTTTGCTGCGGGTGAAGGGAATGCTGCGCCGGTCGTCCTGGTATCGCCCCGACCCGGTGGAGGAGGGGTACCGCTTCGGGGCCAACGAGGTGTTCCCGCTTTCCTACCGCGCCCGCACCGCCCAGGGGGAGATCGACCTGACCGAGATGGAGGTGCGCGTCCTCGCGCTCTTCTTCCAGAAGGAGGGAGAGATCATCCCGCGGGGCGAGTTGCTCCAGTCGGTATGGGGCTACACCAGCGACACCGAGACCAGAACCCTGGACAACTTCATCGTCCGCCTGCGCAGGTACTTCGAGCCCGACCCCGGCAAACCGATCCATTTTCAGACCGTGCGCGGGGTGGGGTATCGCTTCAGCCGGCAGGCATAG
- the selB gene encoding selenocysteine-specific translation elongation factor, with protein MKHLILGTAGHIDHGKTSLVKALTGIDTDRLKEEKARGITIELGFAHLELAGGIRFGIVDVPGHEKFVRTMVAGVGGMDLVMLVIAADEGIMPQTREHLDILRLLGVKSGLIALTKRDMVDPEWLALVTEEVREFTAGSFLEDAPIIPVSARTGEGLGALKAELGRLAELSAEKRREGHFRLPVDRVFTMAGFGTVVTGTLLSGEIRVGDELELLPSGREGRVRGIQAHGSKVDTGMAGQRLAVNVQGVDLDQVHRGNVLVPRGIFRATRTVDARLDHLASAPRELKHRATLRLHSATYEVPAQVILLDRDTLLPGESAFVQLRLKEPALLLPGDSYILRVASPATTVGGGVVLDPFPPRRRRRSDEALQLLGVLGSEEHQRICALLVNQSLLSGIAFEEILFRSGIPRKAAETALAGLLSSGEVLQVIREPRTFLSREAFAALKSGLLGEVTAFLAANPLREGMGKEELKTRLPKRSDQRFFTPLLSAMERDGTLLLERDIVKPVGRVVQSSPAGDSLAGKIATFLGEKGSEPPTIKEIMERFRCDEKGVRDNLALLIRKGEAVRISSDLFYAAPALDGLREKLVALLQAKGEITPPEYREQTGLSRKYLIPLLEYFDSEKLTIRVGDKRVLRKR; from the coding sequence ATGAAACATCTCATTCTCGGCACCGCCGGGCACATCGATCACGGCAAGACCTCGCTCGTCAAGGCCCTGACCGGCATCGACACCGACCGTCTCAAGGAGGAGAAGGCCCGCGGCATCACCATCGAGCTGGGATTCGCCCACCTGGAACTGGCGGGCGGCATCCGCTTCGGCATCGTGGACGTGCCGGGCCACGAAAAATTCGTGCGCACCATGGTGGCCGGCGTGGGGGGGATGGACCTGGTCATGCTGGTGATCGCCGCCGACGAGGGGATCATGCCCCAGACACGGGAGCACCTGGACATCCTGCGGCTTCTGGGGGTGAAGAGCGGACTGATCGCCCTGACCAAGCGGGACATGGTGGACCCGGAGTGGCTGGCCCTGGTCACCGAGGAGGTGCGGGAATTCACGGCCGGCAGTTTTCTGGAAGACGCGCCGATCATACCGGTCTCGGCGCGCACGGGCGAGGGGCTGGGTGCGCTGAAGGCAGAACTGGGCAGACTGGCGGAACTGAGCGCGGAAAAACGGCGTGAAGGGCACTTCCGCCTGCCGGTGGACCGGGTCTTCACCATGGCCGGCTTCGGCACGGTGGTGACCGGCACCCTGCTCTCGGGCGAGATCAGGGTGGGCGACGAACTGGAACTGCTCCCCTCGGGCCGGGAGGGGCGGGTGCGCGGCATCCAGGCCCACGGCAGCAAGGTCGATACCGGGATGGCGGGACAGCGCCTGGCGGTGAACGTGCAGGGCGTGGACCTGGATCAGGTGCACCGGGGCAACGTGCTCGTACCGCGGGGGATCTTCCGGGCGACCCGGACGGTGGATGCGCGCCTGGACCACCTGGCCTCGGCGCCCCGGGAGTTGAAACATCGCGCCACCCTGCGGCTCCATTCCGCCACCTACGAGGTGCCGGCCCAGGTGATCCTGCTGGACCGGGACACGCTGCTGCCGGGGGAGAGCGCGTTCGTGCAGTTGCGCCTCAAGGAACCGGCCTTGCTGCTGCCGGGGGACAGCTACATCCTGCGGGTCGCCTCTCCCGCCACCACGGTGGGGGGCGGCGTGGTGCTGGACCCCTTTCCTCCCCGCCGCCGCCGGCGCAGCGACGAGGCGCTCCAGTTGCTGGGGGTGCTGGGCAGCGAGGAGCACCAGCGCATCTGCGCCCTGCTCGTCAACCAAAGCCTGCTCTCGGGGATCGCCTTCGAGGAGATCCTCTTCCGTTCCGGCATCCCGCGCAAAGCGGCCGAGACAGCCCTGGCCGGGCTCCTCTCCTCCGGGGAGGTCCTTCAGGTGATCCGGGAACCCCGCACCTTCCTGTCACGGGAGGCGTTTGCGGCCCTGAAAAGCGGCCTGCTGGGGGAGGTCACCGCCTTTCTGGCAGCCAATCCGCTCAGGGAGGGAATGGGCAAGGAGGAATTGAAAACGCGCCTGCCCAAGAGGAGCGACCAGCGTTTCTTCACCCCGCTGCTGTCGGCCATGGAGCGGGACGGCACCCTCCTCTTGGAACGGGACATCGTCAAACCGGTCGGACGGGTTGTGCAGAGCTCACCTGCCGGCGACAGCCTGGCCGGGAAGATCGCAACGTTCCTGGGAGAGAAGGGGAGCGAGCCGCCGACCATCAAGGAGATCATGGAACGGTTCCGCTGCGACGAAAAGGGCGTGCGCGATAACCTGGCCCTGCTAATCAGGAAGGGGGAGGCGGTGCGCATCTCCAGCGATCTGTTCTACGCCGCCCCGGCCCTGGACGGCCTGCGGGAGAAGCTGGTGGCACTCCTTCAGGCCAAGGGGGAGATCACCCCGCCCGAATACCGGGAACAGACCGGCCTGTCGCGCAAGTACCTCATCCCGCTCCTGGAATACTTCGACAGCGAGAAGCTCACCATCCGGGTGGGGGACAAACGGGTGCTGCGGAAGAGGTAG
- a CDS encoding sensor histidine kinase, producing the protein MRLLRRILNPVMALIAVQVVWITLVVCWIYWFIGKHREFRKLAEKYRPELLGQGYNWPVMVEGLVMLVAILVGVYVIFHFWNRQSNLYAQQRNIISQVTHELKSPLASIQLHLETIRLRRPSEEKLDNFVGTMLADTERLHYLINNLLMAARLEQRRKPPERRLTDISTLLEEHVERERSRLAQGGTISLETEAGLKASVDPEEMGMVLRNLFENAELYSPESPDISVTLSKAGAHLILSVRDCGRGLEYKELKKIFEMFYRVRQTDEYVRGTGLGLYIVQSVVKGYGGTVGVTSEGLGKGSTFTIKIPAA; encoded by the coding sequence ATGCGACTCCTTCGACGCATATTGAATCCGGTCATGGCGCTGATCGCCGTCCAGGTGGTCTGGATCACCCTGGTGGTCTGCTGGATCTATTGGTTCATCGGCAAGCACCGCGAGTTTCGCAAACTGGCGGAGAAATACCGCCCGGAGCTGTTGGGCCAGGGGTACAACTGGCCGGTCATGGTCGAAGGGCTGGTCATGCTGGTGGCCATCCTGGTCGGCGTGTACGTCATCTTCCACTTTTGGAACCGCCAGTCGAACCTTTACGCCCAGCAGCGTAACATCATCTCCCAGGTGACCCATGAGTTGAAATCGCCCCTGGCCTCCATCCAGCTCCACCTCGAAACCATCCGCCTGCGACGGCCGTCCGAGGAAAAACTGGACAACTTCGTGGGCACCATGCTGGCCGATACGGAACGCCTGCACTACCTGATCAACAACCTGCTCATGGCGGCGCGCCTGGAACAGCGCCGCAAACCGCCCGAGCGGCGCCTGACCGATATTTCGACGCTCCTGGAAGAGCATGTGGAGCGGGAGCGCAGCAGGTTGGCCCAGGGGGGGACGATCTCCCTGGAAACCGAGGCGGGGCTCAAGGCCTCCGTCGATCCCGAAGAAATGGGCATGGTTCTGCGCAATCTTTTTGAAAACGCCGAACTCTATTCGCCCGAGTCCCCCGATATCTCCGTGACACTCAGCAAAGCAGGGGCTCATCTCATTCTCTCGGTCAGGGACTGTGGGCGTGGCTTGGAATATAAGGAACTGAAAAAGATCTTCGAGATGTTCTACCGCGTCCGCCAGACCGACGAATATGTGCGGGGGACCGGGCTGGGGCTCTATATCGTCCAGTCGGTCGTCAAGGGATACGGCGGAACGGTCGGCGTAACAAGCGAAGGGCTTGGCAAAGGAAGCACCTTTACCATCAAAATCCCCGCTGCTTGA